In Leptospiraceae bacterium, one DNA window encodes the following:
- a CDS encoding glycosyltransferase family 4 protein yields the protein MIEHSGIGIRIDSLVNALLENNKMFKIYLFGDPKKLIKFSYQAEIIDYQAKIYGIREFFGHVKMLDMDILDIPHFNIPIFFVRKCIVTIHDIIPFKMKEFHGSLLKQVYIKIVFWIILKFSKKVVSVSEFTKKDLIDEFHFSPEKIRVIYNGIDKKIFYPRKIRDIQNFKKKYSLPTKYFLTIGIGKKHKNVEFLIRSLNFVWEKKKRNIPLVVAGIGKEIPEYLKIEASNPNPRVIIFPRVEIEELALLYCGAYFFIYPSLYEGFGFPVLEAQSCCCPVISSNASVLPEVLQNSAYFFDPKSEEDFLKVYLQATKTDSSRMKFIQKGFWNAKRFFWEKSALEVLEEYSLL from the coding sequence ATGATAGAGCATTCAGGAATCGGCATACGAATCGATTCTTTGGTAAATGCTTTGCTTGAAAACAATAAAATGTTTAAAATCTATTTATTTGGTGATCCGAAAAAACTGATAAAATTTTCCTATCAAGCTGAAATTATAGACTATCAAGCCAAGATTTATGGGATTCGTGAGTTTTTCGGTCATGTAAAAATGTTGGATATGGATATATTAGACATTCCGCATTTTAACATTCCGATATTTTTCGTAAGAAAATGTATCGTAACTATTCACGATATAATTCCTTTTAAGATGAAAGAATTTCACGGTAGTTTGTTAAAACAGGTTTATATAAAAATTGTATTTTGGATAATTTTAAAATTCTCAAAAAAAGTAGTTTCTGTTTCTGAATTTACAAAAAAAGACTTAATAGATGAATTTCACTTTTCACCGGAAAAAATTCGAGTTATTTACAATGGGATAGATAAGAAAATTTTCTATCCAAGAAAAATAAGGGATATTCAAAACTTTAAGAAAAAATATTCTCTTCCTACAAAATACTTTTTAACCATAGGGATCGGGAAAAAACACAAAAATGTAGAGTTTTTGATTCGATCTTTGAATTTTGTTTGGGAAAAAAAGAAGAGAAATATACCTCTTGTAGTCGCAGGTATAGGAAAAGAAATTCCAGAGTATTTAAAAATCGAAGCAAGTAACCCAAACCCAAGAGTAATAATTTTTCCGAGAGTTGAAATAGAGGAGCTTGCCCTTTTGTATTGCGGGGCTTATTTCTTTATCTATCCTTCATTGTACGAAGGTTTTGGATTTCCTGTTTTAGAGGCACAAAGTTGTTGTTGTCCTGTGATTTCGTCTAACGCATCTGTTTTACCTGAGGTACTGCAAAATAGCGCATATTTTTTTGATCCGAAAAGTGAGGAAGATTTTTTGAAAGTATATTTGCAAGCAACTAAAACAGATTCCTCTCGAATGAAATTTATTCAAAAGGGATTCTGGAATGCAAAAAGATTCTTCTGGGAAAAATCAGCCTTAGAAGTTCTTGAGGAATACTCTTTACTCTAA
- a CDS encoding malate dehydrogenase gives MASQSTEKEEALKYHSDYPKGKTSVVSTKATSNSHDLSLAYTPGVAYPCLEIQKDKDLSYQYTNRGNLVGIITNGTAVLGLGDIGAASGKPVMEGKAVLFKKFAGIDVFDIELDTKNPEEFIRAVKLMEPTFGGINLEDIKAPECFHIEQTLIDTMDIPVFHDDQHGTSIIVTAALINALYLNGKNPSKIKVVISGAGAAAVAIAYMICNIGIQMNNIFLVDSKGVINHKRTDLNEIKKQFIRNTDKSTLDEIMEEADLLIGVSNKDIVSKSMVKKMSKDPIIFALSNPDPEISYDDAISVRNDLIMGTGRSDFPNQVNNLLGFPYIFRGALDVRSRQITLEMRLAAAYALAELAREPVPDEVAKAYFGEKFHFGKDYIIPKPFDKRALFKVAPAVAEAAVNSKVARIPYIGREKYIQELKKIQRE, from the coding sequence ATGGCATCTCAAAGCACAGAAAAAGAAGAAGCACTAAAATACCATTCTGACTACCCCAAGGGAAAGACTTCAGTGGTATCAACAAAGGCAACTTCCAATTCTCACGACCTATCTTTAGCCTACACACCTGGAGTCGCCTACCCTTGTTTAGAAATTCAAAAAGATAAGGATCTATCTTATCAATATACAAATAGGGGGAATTTGGTCGGAATCATTACAAATGGTACCGCAGTCTTGGGGCTTGGAGATATTGGAGCAGCATCGGGAAAACCGGTAATGGAAGGAAAGGCAGTACTGTTTAAAAAATTTGCCGGAATAGATGTGTTTGATATAGAGTTGGACACAAAAAACCCCGAAGAGTTCATTCGTGCCGTAAAATTAATGGAGCCTACCTTTGGTGGAATCAATTTAGAAGATATTAAAGCCCCTGAGTGTTTTCATATAGAACAAACTCTAATTGATACAATGGATATCCCTGTATTCCACGACGACCAACACGGAACATCTATAATAGTAACTGCGGCGCTCATAAATGCACTCTATCTCAATGGAAAAAACCCATCAAAAATAAAAGTAGTCATCAGTGGTGCGGGGGCTGCGGCTGTTGCAATTGCTTATATGATTTGTAACATCGGTATTCAAATGAATAATATATTTTTAGTTGACTCGAAGGGTGTTATCAACCACAAAAGAACTGACTTAAACGAAATAAAAAAGCAATTTATACGAAACACAGACAAGTCAACTCTGGATGAAATCATGGAGGAGGCTGACCTTCTGATTGGAGTGTCTAATAAAGATATAGTTTCAAAATCAATGGTAAAAAAAATGTCTAAGGATCCTATTATTTTCGCGTTATCCAATCCTGACCCAGAGATCAGCTATGATGATGCAATCTCTGTACGAAATGATTTGATTATGGGAACAGGAAGAAGTGATTTCCCTAACCAAGTAAACAATCTCCTCGGATTTCCTTATATATTCCGAGGTGCACTTGATGTCAGATCAAGACAAATCACTCTTGAGATGAGGCTTGCAGCAGCGTATGCTTTAGCAGAGCTTGCACGTGAGCCTGTCCCGGATGAAGTTGCAAAAGCATATTTCGGAGAGAAGTTCCATTTTGGAAAAGATTATATAATCCCGAAGCCATTCGATAAAAGAGCTTTATTCAAAGTAGCTCCAGCAGTGGCTGAGGCTGCGGTAAATTCAAAAGTCGCAAGAATTCCTTACATAGGAAGAGAAAAGTACATACAAGAATTGAAAAAAATCCAACGAGAATAA
- a CDS encoding DUF1564 family protein gives MNPEKFERTQSSLLIPEKFMDEFNSRTETISREDYLHELLERYRNVLLWRTFEKLDCVKTVYQEEGQNLQKKNFRPENADWIELGEFAQWLGISRTALFTLLLLLDIAGWDIIIPAKFYDFGVPPKVSSIAVGVYLSKRKTIRYNRLIRHKM, from the coding sequence ATGAACCCGGAAAAATTTGAGCGAACTCAATCGAGTCTGCTTATTCCAGAAAAATTTATGGATGAGTTTAATTCGAGGACTGAAACTATTTCGAGAGAAGATTACTTGCACGAATTGCTGGAGAGATATAGGAATGTGTTACTTTGGCGGACTTTTGAAAAGTTGGATTGTGTGAAGACGGTGTATCAGGAAGAAGGGCAAAATTTGCAAAAGAAGAATTTTCGTCCAGAGAATGCAGATTGGATTGAGCTAGGTGAGTTTGCTCAATGGCTTGGTATTTCCCGAACGGCTCTTTTTACTCTTCTTTTGTTACTTGACATTGCCGGATGGGACATAATCATCCCTGCCAAGTTCTATGACTTTGGAGTTCCACCCAAGGTCAGTTCTATTGCGGTAGGAGTTTACCTCTCCAAGAGAAAAACTATACGATACAATAGGCTGATACGACATAAGATGTAG